The following are encoded in a window of Deltaproteobacteria bacterium genomic DNA:
- a CDS encoding adenylate/guanylate cyclase domain-containing protein produces the protein MGCKLCKHAPFIIDFFGVAPVFICARSIGQERRSDYTCIGSAVNLASRIETACEVEKVYVSQSIHQLLPDETEEVGQFELKGIEGKTFLYQVVSDIEI, from the coding sequence ATAGGATGTAAGCTGTGTAAGCATGCACCATTCATCATAGATTTCTTCGGTGTAGCGCCGGTTTTTATCTGTGCGCGCAGCATCGGCCAAGAGCGCCGGTCTGATTACACCTGCATTGGAAGTGCTGTGAATCTGGCATCTCGTATAGAAACAGCATGCGAAGTGGAAAAGGTCTATGTTTCTCAATCCATTCACCAGCTGCTTCCTGATGAAACTGAGGAAGTGGGTCAATTTGAACTCAAAGGTATTGAGGGTAAGACATTTCTTTATCAAGTGGTCAGTGACATCGAAATCTAA
- a CDS encoding beta-lactamase family protein: protein MYSVQTRIIKFTLTAMLYLLATASGGCVSAAKNPQEVFAAFPGGHHFLVGPKGSIQKKSFGLADAVEGTAVNGETRFMSYSVTKLITAIAVVQLADEGLVKMDDPLTLHLSQHPYGGEVTLAQLIRHTAGVPNPMPIDWFYLDGENFNSDAKLQELMTDHPKLKSAPGAKYGYSNVGYWLLEKVVEHHRKKDFAAAIHDHVFAPLGLDRSQAGFEIPKELASGHSKRWSLRSAFFRLLMPGSFWGQPKGKWTLHPQVHPWGRGYGGLYCTPDALGRVLSDLLKEKPTLVSLKGLDEVKASMAKGQLLGHDYFGKQGGGLGHQANVRIYPHLGLGTLWMANLTEVSAAPIDGVSDVLDAAAIKEYEGKKP from the coding sequence GTGTATAGCGTCCAAACACGCATCATCAAGTTTACATTAACGGCGATGCTTTATCTCCTCGCCACTGCCTCTGGAGGATGTGTGTCTGCTGCAAAGAACCCTCAGGAGGTATTCGCGGCCTTTCCCGGTGGCCATCATTTTTTGGTCGGCCCAAAGGGGAGCATCCAGAAAAAATCTTTCGGCTTGGCGGACGCAGTCGAGGGGACGGCGGTCAATGGCGAAACCCGTTTCATGTCCTATTCAGTCACCAAGCTCATTACCGCCATTGCAGTCGTGCAATTGGCCGACGAAGGCTTGGTGAAGATGGACGATCCTTTGACCCTTCACCTGTCGCAGCATCCCTACGGCGGCGAGGTCACCCTAGCTCAACTCATCCGACACACCGCCGGGGTGCCAAACCCCATGCCCATTGATTGGTTTTACCTAGACGGAGAGAACTTCAACAGCGATGCAAAGCTTCAGGAATTGATGACCGACCATCCCAAGTTGAAGTCAGCGCCAGGAGCAAAGTACGGCTATTCCAATGTGGGGTATTGGCTTCTCGAAAAAGTGGTTGAACATCATCGAAAGAAAGATTTTGCCGCGGCCATTCATGACCATGTCTTTGCCCCGCTGGGTCTGGACCGTAGCCAAGCAGGGTTTGAGATCCCCAAAGAACTTGCCAGCGGGCACAGCAAACGTTGGTCGCTTCGCTCAGCATTTTTTCGGTTGTTGATGCCGGGAAGTTTTTGGGGCCAACCCAAAGGCAAATGGACGCTTCACCCCCAGGTCCACCCCTGGGGCCGAGGCTATGGCGGCCTTTACTGCACACCCGATGCACTGGGACGTGTGCTGTCAGATTTGCTCAAAGAAAAGCCGACCCTAGTCAGCCTCAAGGGACTGGATGAGGTGAAAGCCAGCATGGCGAAAGGCCAGCTGCTGGGCCATGACTATTTTGGAAAACAAGGCGGCGGTCTGGGACATCAAGCCAACGTTCGGATCTATCCACACCTGGGCTTGGGCACTCTATGGATGGCCAACCTCACTGAGGTCAGCGCCGCTCCTATCGACGGGGTATCCGATGTTTTGGATGCAGCGGCGATTAAAGAATACGAAGGGAAAAAGCCATGA
- a CDS encoding TetR/AcrR family transcriptional regulator has protein sequence MDPQLRAKRQNQKRAEILDAARKLVVRDGLDQVSLRAVAKAAKFAPASLYEYFESKGDIFDALALRAERRLYEAMSQVPKDRKTPHLVRICSAYVGFAKDAPEDFLLLFSRQTSRRQSLDDNLPPGSIFALLVNAVSLAIPPDVKKTKRWTEETSYLFWATAHGMAMLQLTHLTHFKAAFSRVDKEGFTALFNGLGLQCV, from the coding sequence ATGGACCCCCAACTTCGGGCAAAAAGACAGAATCAAAAGCGGGCAGAAATTCTCGATGCAGCCAGAAAACTGGTGGTGCGCGACGGGCTTGATCAGGTGTCGCTACGTGCGGTGGCCAAGGCGGCGAAATTCGCCCCAGCTTCGCTCTACGAGTATTTTGAAAGCAAGGGAGACATCTTTGACGCGCTCGCCCTTCGTGCCGAACGGCGGCTTTATGAAGCGATGTCCCAGGTGCCAAAGGACAGGAAGACTCCCCATCTGGTTCGCATATGTTCTGCCTACGTCGGTTTTGCCAAGGATGCCCCAGAAGACTTCCTGCTCCTATTCAGTCGGCAGACCTCCCGACGCCAAAGCCTGGATGATAACCTTCCGCCAGGCTCCATTTTTGCCCTCCTGGTAAATGCGGTCTCGTTGGCCATTCCACCTGATGTAAAAAAGACCAAACGCTGGACGGAAGAGACCTCTTATCTTTTTTGGGCCACGGCCCATGGCATGGCCATGTTGCAGCTGACCCACCTGACCCATTTTAAGGCTGCCTTTTCACGGGTGGACAAGGAGGGGTTCACCGCGCTCTTTAATGGCTTGGGGCTTCAGTGTGTATAG
- a CDS encoding urease accessory protein UreD: MASTAPIQSSMNSNAGWRAELALRFEPRPDRTVVARRHHLGPLRIQRPFYPEDNGTCHIYLLHPPGGIVPGDNLHIELDVARGANVLATSPGAAKFYRSHGPKQTQAIDLKVATGGFLEWFPQETIVFNGAHAFTDMNVELEKGAGFIGWDIQCLGRPASSDYFEQGIVGTHLKLKKDGHLLNFERARFEGGSRVLQEPYGLGGYTVMGTFMAVGKPGTGIDSLRETISGLAGDYHFALTQMRGVLVARYLGHHGWQARELFTRVWTEVRPELAGRSAVIPRIWNT, from the coding sequence ATGGCGTCCACTGCGCCAATACAATCATCCATGAATTCCAATGCCGGATGGCGGGCCGAGTTAGCGTTGCGTTTTGAGCCCCGGCCAGACCGAACCGTTGTTGCTCGGCGACATCATCTTGGGCCCCTGCGGATTCAGCGGCCCTTTTACCCGGAAGACAATGGGACCTGTCATATTTACCTTCTTCATCCGCCCGGCGGTATTGTCCCTGGTGATAATCTTCACATTGAATTGGACGTGGCTCGGGGTGCGAATGTCTTAGCTACTTCCCCCGGTGCTGCAAAGTTTTATCGCAGCCACGGGCCCAAACAGACTCAAGCTATAGATTTAAAAGTTGCTACCGGTGGTTTTCTTGAATGGTTTCCGCAGGAGACCATCGTTTTTAACGGTGCGCATGCATTTACGGATATGAACGTCGAGCTTGAGAAAGGTGCTGGGTTTATTGGGTGGGATATTCAATGCCTGGGAAGGCCAGCATCCTCCGATTATTTCGAGCAGGGAATCGTGGGAACGCATTTAAAACTAAAGAAAGACGGGCACCTTCTTAATTTCGAACGGGCTCGGTTTGAGGGCGGTTCTCGGGTGCTTCAGGAGCCTTACGGGCTTGGGGGCTACACCGTGATGGGAACCTTTATGGCAGTCGGGAAGCCAGGCACAGGTATTGATTCCTTGCGTGAGACTATATCTGGTTTGGCCGGTGATTATCATTTTGCGCTGACTCAGATGCGCGGGGTGTTGGTCGCGCGTTACCTAGGTCACCATGGTTGGCAAGCACGAGAACTTTTTACACGCGTCTGGACCGAGGTTCGGCCTGAGTTGGCCGGCCGTTCAGCAGTGATACCACGGATATGGAACACATAA
- the ureA gene encoding urease subunit gamma gives MELLPREKDKLMVFTAGLLAERRKERGLKLNYPEAVAYVTCAILEGARDGRTVAELMNYGTTLLSRDDVMDGVCDLVHEIQVEATFPDGTKLVTVHDPIV, from the coding sequence ATGGAGCTACTTCCTAGAGAGAAAGATAAATTGATGGTGTTTACGGCAGGGCTTTTGGCTGAACGCCGGAAAGAGCGCGGTCTTAAATTGAATTACCCGGAGGCTGTAGCCTACGTGACCTGCGCTATTTTGGAAGGAGCCAGAGACGGCCGTACTGTGGCGGAATTGATGAACTATGGCACGACACTGCTGTCTCGCGATGATGTGATGGACGGGGTGTGTGATCTAGTCCACGAAATCCAAGTTGAGGCAACATTCCCAGATGGCACCAAGCTTGTAACGGTTCACGACCCGATTGTTTGA
- a CDS encoding urease subunit beta, which translates to MKPGEIFPMEGTIELNVGRETVTVEVANTGDRPIQVGSHYHFFETNSALTFDRELSRGFRLNIAAGTAVRFEPGQTRSVELVALTGERKVYGFNAKIMGSLE; encoded by the coding sequence ATGAAACCCGGCGAGATATTTCCCATGGAAGGGACCATCGAACTCAACGTGGGACGAGAGACCGTAACTGTTGAAGTCGCCAATACCGGTGACCGACCCATTCAGGTGGGTTCTCATTACCATTTTTTCGAGACCAACTCAGCGTTGACTTTCGACCGTGAGCTTAGTCGCGGCTTTCGTTTAAATATTGCGGCGGGAACAGCTGTTCGTTTTGAGCCAGGTCAAACCCGGTCCGTAGAGCTTGTTGCTCTTACTGGCGAGAGAAAAGTCTACGGGTTCAATGCGAAAATTATGGGAAGTTTGGAGTAG
- the ureC gene encoding urease subunit alpha: MATIDRRAYVEMFGPTVGDRVRLGDTELIIQVEEDRTVYGEEVKFGGGKVIRDGMGQSQRTSDEVVDTVITNALILDHWGIVKADVGIKNGRILKIGKAGNPDIQPAVNIVVGPGTEVIAGEGQILTAGAIDAHIHFICPQQVEDALMSGITTMLGGGTGPAAGTNATTCTPGPWYIERMYQAVEDLPMNFGFLGKGNSSLPEALEEQVRAGVIGLKLHEDWGTTPAAINNCLNVAEAFDVQVAIHTDTLNESGFVEDTLNAIGGRSIHTYHTEGAGGGHAPDIIKACGFSNVLPSSTNPTRPYTVNTVDEHLDMLMVCHHLDPKIAEDVAFAESRIRRETIAAEDILHDLGAFSMIASDSQAMGRVGEVISRTWQTAHKMKVQRGALSEDTTQHDNFRAKRYIAKYTINPALSHGLSHEIGSVEEGKMADLVLWKPAFFGAKPAAIIKGGMIVAAPMGDPNASIPTPQPVHYRYMFGALGRARSKTSVSFVSQAGADAGIRETYGLSKQVVPVRNTRGVQKKDLVHNAYQPVIEVDSQTYEVRADGELLTCEPATVLPLAQLYHLF; this comes from the coding sequence ATGGCAACGATTGATCGTCGTGCATACGTGGAAATGTTTGGACCCACAGTGGGAGACCGAGTCAGGTTGGGTGATACCGAGCTGATCATTCAGGTTGAAGAAGACCGAACAGTTTACGGTGAAGAAGTAAAGTTTGGCGGTGGCAAAGTTATTCGAGACGGTATGGGCCAAAGCCAACGTACTTCAGATGAAGTGGTTGATACGGTTATAACGAATGCGTTGATCTTGGACCATTGGGGTATTGTTAAAGCCGATGTCGGTATTAAGAATGGTCGCATCCTAAAAATAGGTAAAGCAGGCAACCCTGACATTCAGCCAGCTGTAAATATTGTTGTCGGCCCGGGTACAGAAGTTATTGCGGGCGAGGGACAAATTTTAACAGCGGGTGCGATTGACGCGCATATCCACTTCATTTGTCCGCAACAGGTAGAAGACGCTCTGATGTCTGGAATTACGACGATGTTGGGCGGTGGAACGGGCCCAGCAGCGGGGACAAACGCAACAACTTGTACTCCAGGGCCTTGGTATATCGAGCGGATGTATCAAGCTGTTGAAGACCTTCCTATGAACTTTGGTTTTCTTGGCAAAGGAAATTCAAGTTTGCCCGAAGCACTCGAAGAACAAGTTCGAGCTGGCGTTATAGGACTTAAACTTCACGAAGACTGGGGAACAACTCCGGCGGCCATCAACAACTGCTTAAATGTTGCTGAAGCCTTTGATGTGCAGGTTGCGATTCACACTGACACTTTGAATGAGTCAGGATTTGTCGAAGACACTTTAAACGCCATTGGTGGCCGCTCCATTCACACTTATCATACCGAAGGTGCAGGCGGCGGTCATGCACCGGATATTATTAAAGCTTGCGGATTTTCGAATGTACTTCCGTCTAGCACAAACCCAACGCGCCCCTACACAGTGAATACGGTAGATGAGCATTTAGATATGTTGATGGTCTGCCATCACCTGGACCCCAAAATCGCTGAAGATGTGGCCTTCGCTGAATCACGTATCCGACGCGAAACAATTGCCGCGGAAGATATCCTTCATGATCTTGGAGCTTTTTCGATGATCGCATCCGACTCCCAGGCGATGGGGCGTGTAGGAGAGGTTATCTCACGTACTTGGCAGACAGCTCATAAGATGAAGGTACAACGCGGTGCTCTTTCTGAAGATACCACTCAGCACGATAATTTTCGGGCGAAGCGTTATATCGCCAAATACACCATCAACCCCGCGCTAAGCCATGGCCTTTCTCATGAAATTGGCTCGGTGGAAGAAGGTAAGATGGCTGACCTGGTTTTATGGAAGCCTGCTTTTTTTGGTGCGAAACCGGCCGCAATTATTAAAGGCGGAATGATTGTAGCGGCGCCGATGGGTGATCCGAATGCATCCATTCCCACCCCGCAACCGGTTCATTACCGTTATATGTTTGGGGCGCTTGGGCGAGCTCGGTCGAAAACATCGGTTAGCTTTGTTTCTCAAGCTGGTGCGGATGCTGGCATCCGAGAAACTTATGGGCTTAGTAAGCAAGTTGTGCCTGTTCGGAATACGCGTGGCGTTCAGAAAAAGGACTTGGTCCATAACGCTTACCAACCAGTTATAGAGGTAGACTCTCAAACCTATGAAGTCCGCGCTGATGGTGAACTCCTTACCTGTGAACCCGCCACTGTCTTACCGTTGGCCCAACTTTATCACTTATTCTAA
- the ureE gene encoding urease accessory protein UreE, translated as MKKFTKILEVKAAFSESLTLPFELRQKSRLRVELDSGEEVAVILPRGRILRHGDQLISEAGVVVEIRAAHQRVTTVFADSYYDLVRAAYHLGNRHVALQIGTEWIRYEHDHVLDQMVMALGLRIAVEDAPFEPEPGAYSGEGHSHSHGHSDGEHHSHTHKAHEHKRHDHEHGKVSAGGKSA; from the coding sequence ATGAAAAAATTTACAAAAATCCTAGAAGTGAAGGCAGCATTTTCAGAGTCATTGACGTTGCCTTTTGAATTACGTCAAAAGAGTAGGCTGCGGGTCGAATTGGATTCCGGCGAAGAAGTCGCAGTGATCCTGCCGCGAGGTCGAATCCTGCGTCATGGGGACCAACTTATCTCTGAAGCCGGTGTGGTCGTGGAAATACGGGCAGCACACCAGAGGGTTACGACTGTTTTTGCTGATTCCTATTATGACTTAGTTCGGGCCGCCTACCATTTGGGCAATCGCCATGTTGCACTGCAAATTGGGACGGAGTGGATTCGTTACGAGCATGACCATGTCTTAGACCAAATGGTGATGGCCCTTGGACTGCGTATTGCCGTCGAAGATGCACCGTTTGAGCCTGAGCCGGGTGCTTATTCTGGTGAAGGTCACAGTCACAGTCATGGGCATAGCGATGGTGAGCACCATTCCCATACCCACAAGGCTCACGAGCACAAACGTCACGACCATGAACATGGGAAAGTGTCAGCTGGGGGTAAGTCGGCGTGA
- a CDS encoding urease accessory protein UreF — protein sequence MLTRLMQLVSPTLPVGAFAYSQGLEHAVHLGWVHDVQSAHTWIAGIAHEALVHLDLPVFYRLYDAWQVDDEASVTSWNELLLAGRESSELQNEDHHMGIALARLLSSMDIVEANDWTRPDGATSWVTMFALAAQRWGIAKHDAALGFCWSWAENQVAAAVKLVPLGQTDGQRVLWKIGESIVGWAEQAAEKQTDEIGSFLPGLAVSSALHETQYSRLFRS from the coding sequence ATGCTGACCCGGCTTATGCAGTTGGTGAGCCCTACATTACCAGTGGGGGCTTTCGCCTATTCGCAAGGGTTGGAGCACGCTGTCCATTTGGGTTGGGTTCACGATGTGCAGAGCGCTCATACCTGGATAGCTGGCATTGCACATGAGGCCTTGGTCCATCTCGACTTGCCCGTATTTTATCGACTGTACGATGCTTGGCAGGTTGATGATGAAGCATCTGTTACCAGTTGGAACGAGCTCTTGTTGGCAGGCCGTGAATCCTCGGAATTACAAAATGAGGACCACCATATGGGCATCGCCCTGGCTCGCTTATTGAGTTCGATGGACATTGTAGAGGCCAATGATTGGACGCGTCCCGACGGTGCTACGTCCTGGGTAACGATGTTTGCTCTAGCCGCACAACGTTGGGGTATCGCAAAACACGATGCTGCTTTGGGTTTTTGCTGGTCGTGGGCTGAAAACCAGGTAGCCGCAGCGGTGAAGTTGGTGCCATTAGGGCAAACGGATGGACAAAGAGTTTTGTGGAAGATCGGTGAATCGATCGTTGGATGGGCGGAGCAGGCCGCTGAGAAACAAACAGATGAGATTGGTTCTTTTCTACCGGGTCTGGCTGTGTCCAGTGCCCTCCATGAAACGCAATACTCAAGACTTTTCCGCTCTTAA
- the ureG gene encoding urease accessory protein UreG: MMKQEVLRIGIGGPVGSGKTALVDSLCKSMRDTYSLAVVTNDIYTREDAKFLTRSQALPEERIVGVETGGCPHTAIREDASINLTAVQELCTRFTDLDFVLVESGGDNLSATFSPELSDLTIYVIDVSAGDKIPRKGGPGITRSDLLIINKTDLAPHVGASLEVMDRDAKKQRGDRPFVFSNMKTGEGLDQIVDFIRVQGLMESVA, from the coding sequence ATGATGAAACAAGAGGTTCTGAGAATAGGCATTGGCGGACCCGTTGGGTCGGGTAAAACAGCATTGGTTGATTCACTTTGTAAATCAATGCGCGACACTTACAGCCTTGCTGTTGTTACCAATGATATTTACACACGCGAAGATGCGAAATTTTTAACCCGTTCCCAGGCTTTACCTGAAGAGCGGATTGTGGGGGTTGAAACGGGCGGTTGTCCGCATACTGCGATCCGTGAAGACGCATCAATAAATTTAACAGCGGTTCAAGAGTTATGTACTCGGTTTACTGACCTCGACTTTGTTTTGGTGGAGAGTGGCGGAGACAACTTGAGCGCAACTTTCAGTCCTGAACTTTCGGACCTCACCATTTATGTTATCGATGTTTCTGCTGGTGATAAAATTCCACGAAAAGGTGGTCCTGGGATCACACGTTCCGACCTTTTGATTATAAATAAAACGGATTTGGCGCCTCATGTAGGAGCGTCGCTTGAGGTCATGGATCGTGATGCGAAAAAGCAAAGGGGTGATAGACCATTTGTTTTTAGTAATATGAAAACCGGTGAGGGGCTCGACCAAATTGTAGACTTTATTCGAGTCCAGGGATTGATGGAGTCCGTAGCTTAA
- the urtA gene encoding urea ABC transporter substrate-binding protein — protein MIERRNNLTRILPWLCALGLLFVGLNAQAAKKPIKVGVLHSLSGTMAISETSLKDVALMAIDEINAKGGILGRKLEAVVVDPASNWPLFAEKSRELLQKHDVAAVFGCWTSVSRKSVLPVFEELNGLLFYPVQYEGEESSYNVFYTGAAPNQQAIPAVKYLMSADGGGAKRFVLLGTDYVYPRTTNKILRHYLKSKGIRDSDIMESYTPFGHSDYQTIVSKIKKFSAGKQTAVISTINGDSNVPFYKELSNQGVRAEDTPVIAFSVGEEELRGIDTKDLVGHLASWNYFMSMETKSNKSFIKKWQKYVRKNKLPGGNRRVTNDPMEATYIGINMWAQAVRQAGTINVDAVRQAIGNQTFKSPSGYTITMDAANHHLHKPVVIGEIRADGQFDIVWQTPGPIRADAWSPYIPESAKKIADWTYPWLCGNCSKPKHHARR, from the coding sequence ATGATTGAACGAAGAAACAACTTAACTCGAATCCTGCCCTGGCTCTGTGCATTGGGTCTACTGTTTGTAGGCTTGAATGCTCAAGCCGCTAAGAAGCCTATAAAAGTAGGCGTTTTGCACTCTCTATCTGGGACTATGGCTATCAGTGAGACATCACTAAAAGATGTGGCTTTGATGGCGATTGACGAAATCAATGCCAAAGGCGGTATCCTGGGCCGAAAACTAGAGGCCGTGGTTGTCGACCCAGCCTCCAACTGGCCGCTTTTTGCAGAGAAGTCTCGTGAGCTTCTACAAAAGCACGATGTGGCAGCAGTATTTGGTTGCTGGACCTCAGTTTCGCGTAAGTCGGTATTGCCGGTATTTGAAGAGCTAAATGGCCTTCTGTTTTACCCGGTTCAGTACGAAGGTGAAGAATCTTCTTACAATGTGTTTTACACGGGTGCTGCACCAAATCAGCAGGCTATTCCTGCGGTGAAGTATTTAATGAGCGCTGATGGTGGCGGTGCAAAACGCTTTGTCCTTTTGGGTACTGACTACGTTTATCCACGAACCACCAATAAGATTTTACGTCACTACCTTAAGAGTAAGGGCATTCGTGATAGTGACATCATGGAGTCGTATACTCCCTTCGGTCACAGTGATTACCAGACCATCGTAAGCAAGATTAAGAAGTTTTCCGCAGGTAAGCAAACAGCTGTGATTTCAACAATCAATGGTGATTCAAACGTTCCTTTCTATAAGGAATTATCAAACCAGGGTGTTCGTGCTGAAGATACTCCGGTTATTGCTTTCTCGGTCGGTGAAGAAGAACTTCGTGGAATCGACACCAAAGACCTCGTGGGTCACCTGGCATCGTGGAACTATTTCATGTCAATGGAAACCAAGAGTAATAAGTCGTTTATCAAGAAGTGGCAAAAGTATGTTCGTAAGAACAAATTACCTGGTGGTAATAGGCGCGTAACCAATGACCCCATGGAAGCGACCTACATTGGCATTAACATGTGGGCGCAAGCTGTTCGGCAGGCGGGAACCATCAATGTAGATGCTGTTCGCCAGGCGATTGGTAATCAAACGTTCAAGTCGCCATCCGGGTATACGATCACTATGGATGCCGCCAACCATCACCTTCACAAGCCAGTTGTGATCGGAGAGATTCGTGCAGACGGTCAATTTGATATTGTTTGGCAAACTCCGGGACCGATTCGTGCTGACGCATGGAGCCCCTATATCCCGGAGAGCGCTAAGAAGATAGCTGACTGGACATACCCTTGGCTCTGCGGAAACTGCAGCAAGCCTAAGCACCATGCACGTCGCTAA
- the urtB gene encoding urea ABC transporter permease subunit UrtB, protein MRLLTIKFYIMLGIILGTSTLYAQSSEQVLIDVVSPSRTTIKKAITALGELGSTEALEVLEALQENRLRRDADGNPFMLIADDSKVLNLLTRQTVEVDSVGELARPIINNSVRRILLPTLASIRLESSDDDVRLKAANELNKRPNAKAIPLIEVALAKEQNASVKSLLLVALAQTQLQSDDPEVVIQAIEAIGESGNTDLKLKLEEFVEKDDEGNYYEPNEAIVVAATGALDVLESRQAIVNQVGNLFYGLSLGSILLLAALGLAITFGLMGVINMAHGEMIMLGAYSVYFVQSLFEQYLPDYMSWYLLASVPVAFGVTGFIGIVIEQTIIRFLYGRQLETLLATWGISLILIQTVRLIFGAQNVEVANPEWLSGGFEVLHGLVIPYSRMAIILFAGFTVVLTWFLIQRTPLGLQVRAVTQNRSMASCMGIATTRVDMWTFGLGSGLAGLAGVALSQVGNVGPEMGQAYIVDSFMVVVLGGVGKIAGAVAGGMGLGVVNKFLEPATGAVLGKILVLVFIILFIQKRPQGIFALKGRVVEN, encoded by the coding sequence ATGCGACTGCTAACCATTAAGTTCTACATAATGCTGGGGATAATACTTGGAACCTCAACACTTTATGCGCAATCCAGCGAGCAGGTTCTAATCGACGTAGTTTCGCCCAGCCGAACTACAATTAAAAAAGCCATTACCGCTTTAGGTGAACTCGGTAGTACTGAGGCACTTGAGGTCTTGGAGGCTTTACAAGAGAACCGATTACGCCGCGATGCTGATGGTAACCCCTTCATGCTTATCGCCGATGATTCGAAAGTTTTGAATTTACTTACGAGACAAACTGTCGAGGTCGATAGTGTCGGAGAACTCGCTCGTCCGATTATAAATAATTCGGTACGGAGAATTTTGCTTCCAACGCTTGCCTCAATACGCCTGGAATCTTCAGACGATGATGTAAGATTGAAGGCGGCGAATGAGTTAAATAAAAGACCCAATGCTAAAGCTATTCCTCTAATTGAAGTGGCTCTTGCAAAGGAACAAAACGCCAGCGTGAAATCATTGCTTTTGGTGGCACTCGCTCAAACTCAACTACAGAGTGATGATCCCGAGGTCGTGATTCAAGCCATTGAGGCAATTGGCGAATCGGGCAATACCGATTTGAAGCTTAAGCTTGAGGAATTCGTTGAAAAAGATGACGAAGGAAATTACTACGAACCCAATGAGGCTATCGTTGTAGCCGCAACCGGCGCACTCGATGTTCTCGAGAGTCGCCAAGCAATTGTTAATCAAGTAGGCAACCTATTTTATGGTTTAAGTCTCGGCAGCATTTTGCTTTTGGCGGCGTTAGGACTCGCCATTACGTTTGGGTTGATGGGCGTTATTAATATGGCCCATGGCGAGATGATTATGTTGGGGGCTTACAGTGTCTATTTTGTGCAGAGCTTGTTTGAGCAATACCTACCAGATTACATGAGTTGGTATTTGCTGGCTTCTGTCCCTGTTGCTTTCGGTGTTACCGGCTTTATTGGTATTGTTATTGAGCAGACGATTATACGATTTCTATATGGGCGGCAGCTTGAAACTCTTTTAGCTACCTGGGGAATCAGTTTGATCCTCATCCAGACTGTGCGGCTAATATTCGGAGCTCAAAATGTAGAAGTAGCAAACCCTGAATGGTTATCAGGAGGATTCGAGGTTCTTCATGGTCTGGTTATTCCGTACAGCCGAATGGCTATCATCTTGTTTGCGGGATTCACCGTTGTTCTGACCTGGTTTTTAATTCAGAGAACGCCTTTGGGTCTACAAGTTCGCGCCGTAACGCAAAATAGGTCGATGGCATCTTGTATGGGAATCGCAACAACACGAGTAGATATGTGGACTTTTGGTCTAGGGTCAGGATTGGCCGGCCTTGCAGGGGTCGCGCTCTCGCAGGTTGGCAATGTGGGTCCCGAAATGGGTCAGGCCTATATTGTTGATTCCTTTATGGTGGTTGTGCTGGGCGGTGTTGGTAAAATTGCTGGAGCTGTTGCGGGCGGCATGGGTCTCGGCGTGGTAAATAAATTTCTGGAGCCAGCCACCGGTGCTGTGCTCGGTAAAATTCTCGTCCTCGTCTTCATTATTCTATTTATTCAAAAACGTCCTCAAGGAATTTTTGCCCTAAAGGGTAGAGTGGTGGAGAACTGA